One genomic segment of Paenibacillus xylanexedens includes these proteins:
- a CDS encoding DUF2634 domain-containing protein, with amino-acid sequence MVLTPDLNIQVPDLFSSEIQPTRTYSFDPATGEIGRAIDGLEAMKQFIIKAIRTIRFEHVIYPDSYGAESDTVVGLATSAGFVASELPRVITEALIYDERISEVKDFDIEQQGDNATVTFTVVTNEGDLRLTEVVGSV; translated from the coding sequence ATGGTGCTGACTCCTGATTTGAACATTCAAGTGCCGGATCTCTTCAGTTCGGAGATCCAACCAACCCGGACATATTCATTTGATCCAGCAACTGGCGAAATTGGTCGTGCCATCGATGGGTTGGAAGCGATGAAGCAATTTATCATTAAAGCCATCCGGACGATCCGATTTGAGCATGTCATATATCCCGACTCCTACGGGGCCGAATCTGATACTGTTGTGGGCCTGGCGACAAGTGCGGGTTTTGTAGCATCGGAACTGCCAAGGGTTATCACTGAGGCATTGATTTACGATGAGCGAATCAGCGAGGTAAAGGATTTTGATATCGAGCAGCAGGGAGACAACGCCACGGTCACATTCACCGTTGTCACAAACGAAGGGGATCTGCGGCTAACGGAGGTGGTCGGGAGTGTTTGA
- a CDS encoding SIR2 family protein encodes MTNILDTLAVKNEFPIVFIGSGISKRFLVDFPDWPNLLREFWEKAGLQNFYGELNNTRSQVQREYPDFNEKETEHEAYIQLGARLEREYNLLFNQGDLSIHNFSQKDAFLTKLSPLKKAIANRFENYSFRDGFEEEYESFVKMLLKTQIILTTNYDTFIEKSYDEASAYKITKYIGQRGFFKDTYDYAELYKLHGCAESPDDIVLTKEDYIKFEKNSVLISAKIISIMLNSPIIFMGYSLTDVNVRRIIKDFTRSISDEEVQLLEDRLILIEWSEGEEELIEEVLNDRDLGCKLKVLKTNNFKKVFDKISAVNQGVAPSEVRKYKHVIKELIVDSGKKGSLNSLLVSPMQLEEVERRIGDNKLIVALGDATYIFQMPDLLSYVYNYFFESDVIHTDIALRYIASQPDNSRIPFLKYIKEVDVDQTNLHNFDKDKIKRRITKFSDVGECTRTISASYKIKRNSLQAIIDLKFKEEKEFDVIAYNAQALDRDQLREYLLAKLNRYKDEGARLLPTSLRRIFMVYDFIINRD; translated from the coding sequence ATGACTAATATTTTAGATACTCTTGCTGTAAAGAATGAGTTCCCTATTGTTTTTATTGGATCAGGCATTTCTAAACGGTTTTTAGTCGACTTCCCAGATTGGCCAAATTTGCTTAGAGAGTTCTGGGAAAAGGCTGGCCTTCAGAATTTTTATGGAGAACTTAATAACACTAGATCGCAGGTTCAAAGAGAATATCCAGACTTTAACGAGAAAGAAACGGAGCATGAAGCATATATACAGTTAGGTGCTAGATTAGAGAGAGAGTACAATTTACTTTTTAATCAAGGTGATTTATCAATTCACAACTTTAGCCAGAAAGATGCATTCTTAACAAAGCTTTCTCCTCTAAAAAAAGCAATTGCTAATCGATTTGAAAATTATTCGTTTCGGGATGGTTTTGAAGAAGAGTATGAGTCATTCGTTAAGATGTTACTAAAGACTCAAATAATTTTGACGACAAATTATGATACTTTCATTGAAAAATCTTATGATGAAGCTAGTGCATACAAAATTACAAAGTACATAGGTCAGCGAGGCTTCTTTAAAGATACATATGATTACGCTGAACTTTACAAGCTTCATGGATGTGCTGAAAGTCCTGATGATATCGTACTTACAAAAGAGGATTATATTAAATTTGAAAAAAATTCAGTTTTGATAAGTGCTAAAATAATATCAATAATGCTAAACTCACCGATTATATTTATGGGGTATTCTTTAACCGATGTTAATGTTAGAAGGATTATTAAAGATTTCACGAGGTCAATCTCAGATGAAGAGGTACAATTACTCGAAGATAGGCTCATTTTAATTGAATGGAGCGAAGGGGAAGAAGAGTTAATTGAAGAAGTCCTTAATGATAGAGATTTAGGTTGTAAACTTAAAGTTTTAAAAACTAACAATTTTAAAAAAGTATTTGACAAGATCAGCGCCGTAAATCAAGGTGTTGCTCCTTCGGAAGTGAGAAAATATAAACATGTCATTAAAGAATTGATAGTAGATAGCGGAAAGAAGGGGAGTTTAAATTCACTATTAGTCTCTCCTATGCAGTTGGAAGAGGTAGAGAGACGAATAGGAGACAATAAATTAATTGTTGCACTAGGAGATGCAACATATATATTCCAAATGCCTGATTTACTGAGTTATGTATATAACTACTTCTTTGAATCCGATGTAATTCATACTGATATAGCTTTAAGGTATATTGCAAGTCAACCTGATAATTCAAGAATACCTTTTTTGAAGTATATTAAGGAAGTCGATGTGGATCAGACTAACCTTCACAATTTTGATAAAGATAAAATAAAACGAAGAATAACTAAATTCTCGGATGTAGGTGAATGTACACGTACGATTAGCGCATCATATAAAATAAAAAGAAATTCTCTCCAAGCTATTATTGATCTTAAGTTTAAGGAAGAAAAGGAATTTGATGTGATCGCGTACAATGCACAAGCTTTGGATAGAGATCAACTGAGGGAGTATCTTCTTGCTAAATTAAACCGATATAAGGACGAAGGGGCAAGACTCCTACCAACATCCCTAAGAAGAATTTTTATGGTGTACGACTTCATAATAAATAGAGACTAG
- a CDS encoding putative phage tail protein yields the protein MSRLQEYLPSYYLDSKQMSTLLMAQEIELDNIAAGVLRQRNDMFIMTASSTAVRRREKMLRIQADPATESLDFRRRRIINRQSTKPPFTHRWLQSQLDRLLGPGLAVVSVNPAEFLLLVTTNIENANLFREVQHTIQTVKPANMVYQQNTSLRHRIGVKHTTTKRDVSWNYKLDGSWKLGEKPFATLGPEVML from the coding sequence GTGAGTAGATTACAAGAGTATTTACCTTCGTATTACCTGGACAGTAAGCAAATGTCCACGCTACTCATGGCACAGGAGATAGAGTTGGACAACATTGCTGCGGGGGTCTTACGACAACGTAATGACATGTTCATTATGACAGCCAGCTCGACGGCAGTACGGCGTAGAGAAAAGATGCTGCGCATCCAAGCTGACCCCGCTACAGAATCGTTAGATTTCCGCCGCAGGCGCATCATTAACCGTCAATCGACTAAACCCCCATTTACACATCGTTGGTTGCAATCGCAACTGGATCGTCTACTTGGTCCAGGATTGGCCGTTGTGTCGGTTAATCCAGCAGAGTTTTTGTTGCTGGTCACAACGAATATAGAGAATGCAAATTTATTTCGGGAAGTGCAGCACACCATTCAAACGGTGAAGCCTGCGAACATGGTATACCAGCAAAACACATCCTTACGGCACAGGATCGGTGTTAAGCACACGACCACCAAACGAGATGTGTCTTGGAATTATAAGCTTGACGGCAGTTGGAAACTTGGCGAGAAACCATTTGCTACATTGGGACCAGAGGTGATGTTGTAA
- a CDS encoding LysM peptidoglycan-binding domain-containing protein, with translation MSRSREIWLSWNNNAERLRLPVNPPDITIGNASQTTTVDVAGIGEVAIINDPVLKTFEFSSFFPATWGPYCEYEDIPNPKQAVAMIEKWKASNKPIRFLVSGTAWNFAATVEDFVYREEGGDVQTIYYDLSLREYKFVTIRKLDTSKKASNGTTKVTTSSTAARPSTKTTPASYTVKSGDSLWKIAQANGTTWQKLAELNKIKAPYSIKPGQGLKLK, from the coding sequence ATGAGTCGGAGCCGTGAAATTTGGCTATCATGGAACAACAACGCTGAGCGGTTGCGCCTGCCGGTCAATCCGCCCGATATCACAATCGGAAACGCCAGCCAAACGACGACCGTTGATGTGGCCGGGATCGGTGAAGTGGCCATTATCAATGATCCGGTTCTCAAGACGTTCGAGTTCAGTAGCTTCTTTCCCGCTACTTGGGGGCCATATTGCGAATATGAGGATATTCCGAACCCTAAACAAGCAGTGGCCATGATCGAAAAGTGGAAGGCATCAAATAAACCGATCCGTTTCCTTGTCTCTGGTACCGCTTGGAATTTCGCGGCAACGGTTGAAGACTTTGTTTACCGGGAAGAAGGCGGAGACGTCCAAACGATTTATTATGACTTATCTCTTAGGGAATACAAATTCGTGACGATTCGTAAGCTTGATACCTCCAAAAAGGCCAGTAATGGAACCACGAAGGTGACCACGAGCAGCACGGCGGCACGACCCAGTACAAAGACGACACCAGCCAGTTACACGGTGAAGTCTGGCGACAGCTTATGGAAGATCGCACAAGCAAACGGAACAACGTGGCAGAAGCTTGCTGAACTGAACAAAATCAAAGCGCCATACTCTATTAAGCCAGGGCAGGGGCTGAAGCTGAAATGA
- a CDS encoding DUF2577 family protein, translated as MLDIIKKAAIAAMEAAGPVQLLEATVLTPPPGLSIQIGLDTKNPIPAAMLSVSERLTSYTREVEIEGDFEMEGTIQTDEYSGNGKITGSGICSGTVTFLDELKAGDKVLVMSVQGGQSYVISERLVKYGADS; from the coding sequence ATGTTGGACATTATCAAGAAAGCTGCAATAGCCGCAATGGAAGCAGCCGGTCCTGTTCAATTGCTTGAAGCCACAGTATTAACACCACCGCCTGGACTGAGTATCCAAATAGGGTTGGACACCAAGAACCCGATACCAGCGGCAATGCTGTCAGTATCGGAACGTCTTACCTCCTATACTCGTGAGGTGGAAATAGAAGGTGATTTTGAAATGGAAGGTACGATTCAAACCGATGAGTATTCTGGGAATGGAAAAATAACGGGTTCCGGTATTTGTTCGGGAACGGTTACGTTCCTTGATGAACTGAAAGCAGGAGACAAAGTGCTGGTTATGAGTGTACAAGGTGGTCAGTCTTACGTCATTTCAGAAAGGTTGGTGAAATATGGTGCTGACTCCTGA
- a CDS encoding GH25 family lysozyme, which yields MQARKEGNVQGIDVSRYQGKIDWLQVKADKREFVFIKATEGQTYTDPNFVANVKGALSAGLLVGTYHFLKATTSAAAKAEAAHYAKSLEEIGGAKALQLPPVMDYENNPEGIRKAQINIVAKAFLTELERLTGIKPIIYTGNSFASNFDTGLSGYDLWIARYSNTRVPDDQPAWKTWTIWQYSDSGKVPGISGNVDLNEFNGTLADLKKRYGKEKDMSNPFEGYRLTSPFGMRKHPVSGINKFHRGVDLVVTPADGPIYAFVAGEVMHAKMGVSGSGFGNYGVTVAIKDDKGCLHVYAHLSAAGVKVGQQVKRGQLIGKQGSTGISSGAHLHYEVRKAFSPQYGYTATEAGVVEPTQYLINYNGQTPIKEDKPVTVRDVNVPSKWAEAAWAEVTANGYFDGTRPGATITREETGVVINRLRKNFLKLIAGINGNVSDMDERLKKIEAEG from the coding sequence GTGCAAGCACGTAAAGAAGGAAATGTTCAAGGCATTGATGTCTCCCGTTACCAGGGCAAGATTGATTGGCTGCAGGTGAAGGCAGACAAGCGGGAATTCGTATTTATCAAAGCTACGGAAGGTCAGACATACACTGATCCGAATTTTGTGGCCAACGTTAAGGGTGCCTTGTCGGCGGGCTTGTTGGTTGGAACGTATCATTTCCTGAAGGCAACAACATCAGCTGCAGCAAAAGCCGAGGCGGCTCATTATGCAAAATCCCTCGAGGAGATCGGCGGGGCAAAAGCATTGCAGTTACCGCCTGTGATGGACTATGAGAACAATCCTGAAGGGATCAGAAAGGCACAGATCAACATTGTGGCCAAAGCTTTCTTGACTGAGCTGGAGCGGCTGACAGGGATCAAACCGATCATCTATACGGGCAACTCATTCGCAAGCAATTTTGATACTGGCCTTTCCGGTTATGATCTCTGGATCGCACGTTACAGTAACACTCGTGTTCCTGACGATCAACCAGCTTGGAAGACCTGGACCATATGGCAATATAGCGATTCAGGCAAGGTACCGGGTATCAGTGGCAATGTGGATCTGAATGAGTTCAATGGGACGTTGGCGGATCTCAAGAAACGATATGGGAAGGAGAAAGACATGAGTAATCCATTTGAAGGGTACCGGCTCACAAGCCCATTTGGTATGCGCAAGCATCCAGTGAGTGGCATCAATAAGTTTCATAGGGGTGTAGATCTTGTTGTCACACCTGCAGACGGGCCAATCTATGCATTTGTAGCAGGTGAGGTTATGCACGCTAAAATGGGCGTGTCCGGATCCGGCTTCGGAAATTACGGTGTGACAGTTGCCATTAAGGACGACAAAGGTTGTCTGCACGTTTACGCCCATTTATCAGCTGCAGGCGTAAAAGTTGGTCAACAAGTCAAACGTGGTCAACTGATCGGCAAGCAGGGCAGTACAGGCATCAGCAGCGGGGCGCATTTGCATTATGAAGTGCGCAAAGCCTTCAGTCCGCAATATGGTTATACGGCCACAGAAGCGGGAGTTGTGGAGCCGACACAATACTTAATTAATTACAATGGGCAAACGCCTATTAAGGAGGACAAGCCAGTGACGGTAAGAGATGTCAATGTGCCGAGCAAGTGGGCAGAAGCGGCATGGGCAGAAGTTACAGCCAATGGTTATTTTGATGGGACACGTCCGGGGGCGACAATCACGCGTGAAGAAACAGGAGTCGTCATAAATCGGCTCAGGAAAAACTTCCTGAAGCTTATTGCAGGGATTAACGGAAACGTGTCCGATATGGATGAGAGACTGAAGAAGATTGAAGCAGAAGGATAA
- a CDS encoding pyocin knob domain-containing protein: MARTDWTVEDSVLPNDFNAIGEEINELHNGFIKKSIVIPAGEDLNTYMEEGNYYCPANATVETLLNSPTGEAFHLTVEPHAGVLQTLTTFQPGNLEVYQRNYYFGWGPWKKVPTRDELEEILPQADENGQAYVNERPWQKYPLTQDNGKVKRFVSGATNDLVNPGFYYVGSTVTGLPPDPGDYYFEVFADSNAILQRATKAGSSTMYVRHRWPNSIWRSWELQAPVKRVWGAL, encoded by the coding sequence ATGGCGAGAACGGATTGGACGGTTGAGGATTCTGTATTGCCGAATGACTTTAACGCGATCGGAGAAGAAATTAATGAGCTGCATAATGGATTCATTAAGAAATCGATTGTCATTCCTGCGGGAGAAGACCTTAATACCTACATGGAAGAGGGCAACTATTATTGTCCTGCTAATGCTACTGTAGAAACCTTGCTTAATTCCCCAACAGGAGAGGCGTTTCACTTGACAGTCGAGCCGCATGCGGGAGTGTTGCAAACCCTAACCACCTTCCAGCCTGGGAATCTGGAAGTGTACCAAAGAAACTACTACTTCGGATGGGGGCCGTGGAAAAAAGTACCTACAAGAGATGAACTTGAAGAGATACTGCCCCAGGCTGACGAGAATGGTCAGGCTTACGTCAACGAAAGGCCGTGGCAGAAGTACCCCTTGACACAGGATAACGGAAAAGTGAAAAGGTTTGTTTCAGGGGCTACGAATGATCTTGTCAATCCCGGATTTTATTACGTTGGATCAACGGTTACAGGGCTGCCACCTGATCCCGGGGATTACTATTTTGAAGTCTTTGCAGATTCCAACGCCATACTCCAACGCGCAACCAAAGCCGGATCATCGACAATGTATGTTAGGCATCGGTGGCCCAATTCCATTTGGAGGTCTTGGGAGTTACAAGCACCAGTAAAAAGAGTTTGGGGGGCGTTATAA
- a CDS encoding XkdQ/YqbQ family protein — translation MMDLFVVRSNGTYELPVQDVEWSGQKLKAPRTLTATILSTTRGMHRKQPVDVGDQLLFKWKGEELFRGTVFTKDRTKSGSLALTAYDDLVYLTKSEDKYVFTGKTLGEIVRRICGDFGIPIGKIADTPHKLTRILQGTLFDMILTAISLTYKHTRVKYYLYSEKGKLHLTKRVDLAHKWVIEDGANLVDYSFAQSIEDTYTQVKLTSTTNTTIETKVKKGKKETIQKKKVSATHIAKVDNPTTKKRFGTLQYYEEVSDELNKAQLMQRATSMMMEKGKIGETFSIDALGIAPVISGSAVYVIAKELGVSRAFYVDEDNHSFSGNEHMMSLTLTKTDDLPDIDVTVEPEESDSDKDKDKDKSKKKDSKKKSKEDEDKEFAEQLRKEILG, via the coding sequence ATGATGGATCTGTTTGTTGTTAGAAGCAATGGAACGTATGAGTTGCCTGTTCAGGATGTGGAATGGTCTGGCCAAAAGTTGAAAGCCCCCCGAACCCTTACGGCGACTATCCTATCCACGACGCGGGGGATGCATCGAAAACAGCCAGTGGATGTGGGGGATCAGTTGTTATTCAAGTGGAAAGGTGAGGAACTTTTCCGAGGAACTGTTTTTACCAAGGATCGCACCAAGAGTGGCAGCCTGGCTTTAACAGCCTATGACGATCTAGTGTACCTTACCAAATCTGAGGACAAATACGTATTTACCGGGAAAACGTTGGGTGAGATAGTCCGGCGTATTTGTGGTGATTTCGGTATCCCGATCGGCAAGATAGCAGACACGCCGCATAAGCTTACCCGCATTCTTCAGGGGACGTTGTTTGATATGATCTTGACTGCAATAAGCCTGACATATAAGCACACCCGCGTTAAATACTACTTGTATTCCGAGAAGGGCAAGCTTCACCTGACCAAGCGCGTGGATCTCGCACATAAATGGGTGATCGAGGACGGGGCTAACCTGGTGGATTATTCATTCGCGCAGTCGATTGAGGATACCTATACTCAAGTTAAATTGACGTCTACAACCAATACGACCATTGAAACCAAGGTCAAAAAGGGTAAAAAGGAAACGATCCAAAAGAAAAAGGTCAGTGCTACTCATATTGCGAAGGTGGATAACCCAACGACTAAAAAGCGGTTCGGTACACTCCAATATTACGAGGAAGTGTCTGACGAGCTGAACAAGGCGCAGCTGATGCAACGCGCAACATCCATGATGATGGAGAAAGGCAAGATAGGCGAGACCTTCAGCATCGATGCGCTCGGTATTGCACCTGTGATCTCTGGATCTGCAGTATATGTAATAGCCAAAGAGCTCGGCGTAAGCCGGGCTTTTTATGTTGATGAGGATAACCATTCCTTTAGCGGTAACGAACATATGATGTCTCTTACGTTGACCAAGACCGATGATCTGCCAGATATCGACGTGACTGTCGAACCAGAGGAAAGTGATTCTGACAAAGATAAGGACAAAGACAAGTCCAAGAAGAAAGACAGCAAGAAAAAGAGCAAGGAAGATGAAGACAAAGAGTTTGCGGAACAGCTTCGCAAGGAAATTTTGGGGTGA
- a CDS encoding ketopantoate hydroxymethyltransferase: MDQEALNELATYLHSRITKVVLNGVYEITDFVEKTVSDSTVALNFLIPAADVSMVTLIEVKGQNIRVSSKAVNVPNLSDTLMLETFEIEEVTD; this comes from the coding sequence ATGGATCAAGAAGCATTGAACGAGCTGGCCACGTATCTCCATTCACGAATTACAAAAGTGGTCCTGAATGGTGTGTACGAGATCACAGATTTTGTGGAAAAAACGGTCTCGGATTCAACAGTTGCACTCAACTTCTTGATTCCGGCTGCAGATGTATCCATGGTCACATTAATCGAAGTTAAAGGCCAAAATATCCGAGTGAGTTCGAAGGCTGTAAACGTCCCGAACTTGTCGGATACGCTCATGCTCGAAACTTTTGAAATAGAAGAGGTGACAGATTAA
- a CDS encoding phage holin family protein translates to MENVGKWVLALGSWLVSYLFGGWSGVLGVLLFFVILDYLTGVVAAGSIGGLKSKIGLIGIARKVFIFAMVAVGHLVDGILGDGHLFRDTVAFFYIANELISITENGGKMGAPIPNVIKQAIEVLKGKGGNDNDKGAGTGAST, encoded by the coding sequence TTGGAGAACGTGGGGAAATGGGTTTTGGCCTTAGGGAGCTGGTTAGTGTCTTATTTATTTGGGGGTTGGTCTGGAGTGTTGGGAGTATTACTGTTCTTCGTTATTTTGGATTATTTGACGGGTGTTGTGGCTGCCGGATCTATTGGAGGATTAAAAAGCAAAATTGGCCTTATCGGGATTGCCCGGAAGGTCTTTATTTTTGCGATGGTGGCTGTCGGTCACTTGGTGGATGGCATCCTTGGTGATGGCCACTTATTCAGGGATACGGTGGCATTCTTCTACATTGCGAATGAGCTAATTTCTATCACTGAAAATGGTGGGAAAATGGGAGCGCCTATTCCAAACGTGATCAAGCAGGCAATTGAGGTCCTGAAGGGTAAAGGCGGTAACGACAACGATAAAGGAGCTGGTACAGGTGCAAGCACGTAA
- a CDS encoding baseplate J/gp47 family protein gives MFDTEEYEYEAILQRMLDRVPDIVDKRPGSIIYDALAPVAVELTQVYIDLSAGDDLYNVDTATGEYLTEGAAEWGVNRKQATFAVRKGTFLDSNGAGMDVTIGSRFFIEDLNYSVTERVSQGVYKVTSETAGVLGNAPFGSLLPMEYINDLASATLSDILVPGEDEETDDQLRERFFVEINEQPFGGNVADYRQMIRALDGVGAVRITPVWQGGGSVKATIMATGNVPPSTALIKQLQEVVDPVAFAGEGIGLAPIGHTVTIDGVNWFTINITTTLTLDSDISVGQVQQDVEDVIDGYLQALKSTWESDAPLIIRVAPLESRILTVSGVVDVIGTQLNGSKTNIILGIELVPQRGTVILSE, from the coding sequence GTGTTTGATACAGAAGAATACGAATATGAAGCCATCTTGCAGAGGATGCTTGACCGGGTACCTGATATCGTTGATAAGCGACCAGGCAGTATCATTTATGATGCCTTAGCGCCTGTAGCAGTCGAATTGACTCAAGTCTATATCGATTTGTCTGCGGGTGACGACTTATACAACGTCGATACAGCAACGGGAGAATACCTTACTGAAGGAGCGGCTGAATGGGGGGTTAATCGGAAGCAAGCAACGTTTGCAGTTCGAAAAGGCACGTTTTTGGATTCGAATGGAGCAGGTATGGATGTAACCATCGGCAGCCGCTTTTTTATTGAGGATTTGAATTACTCAGTCACAGAAAGAGTTTCACAAGGCGTGTACAAAGTGACTTCTGAAACTGCAGGAGTCTTGGGAAATGCCCCATTCGGTTCGTTGCTACCAATGGAGTACATTAACGATTTAGCGTCGGCAACCCTGAGCGACATCCTGGTACCTGGGGAAGACGAGGAAACGGACGACCAGCTGCGTGAACGATTTTTTGTTGAAATTAATGAACAACCTTTTGGCGGTAATGTTGCTGATTACCGGCAGATGATTAGAGCCTTGGATGGGGTAGGAGCGGTGCGGATCACTCCAGTTTGGCAAGGGGGCGGCTCCGTTAAAGCAACGATTATGGCAACAGGTAATGTTCCGCCTTCAACCGCTTTGATCAAACAGTTGCAAGAGGTAGTTGATCCAGTGGCTTTTGCAGGAGAGGGAATTGGGTTAGCTCCAATCGGTCATACCGTGACGATAGACGGGGTTAACTGGTTCACGATTAACATCACAACTACGTTAACATTGGACTCCGATATATCGGTTGGACAAGTACAACAAGATGTTGAAGATGTGATCGATGGATACCTTCAGGCACTCAAATCAACATGGGAATCCGATGCACCATTGATTATACGGGTTGCTCCGCTTGAGTCACGCATACTGACTGTTTCCGGGGTTGTAGACGTGATTGGTACTCAGCTAAACGGATCTAAAACAAACATTATTCTTGGAATTGAACTGGTACCGCAGAGAGGAACGGTGATACTGAGTGAGTAG